A DNA window from Bos indicus isolate NIAB-ARS_2022 breed Sahiwal x Tharparkar chromosome 9, NIAB-ARS_B.indTharparkar_mat_pri_1.0, whole genome shotgun sequence contains the following coding sequences:
- the TSPYL1 gene encoding testis-specific Y-encoded-like protein 1 has product MSGRDGGERTPLLEAHSLTTSDCAAGAPDPSRCLKTEASQVMAETGEGYFEAVALPPPQLPEEESAPSTAPSDPGCAGTFQIRAGGDGGYVVPEARLEPAPPPTESLETASVSLATDDSLGNGRQPGEPQGLSREKPLETCGAEKLGSDLMAEAKAEEVKTEEGPVFSVAVDEEVVGKEGAKEEEGVEQGMEVEERPVGEEIEMVENRVVEEAGHRPLRMDLRMNPLEAIQLELDSVNAQADRAFQQLEHKFGRMRRHYLERRNYIIQNIPGFWVTAFRNHPQLSPMIRGQDAEMLRYITNLEVKELRHPRTGCKFKFFFRRNPYFRNKLIVKEYEVRASGRVVSLSTPIIWRRGHEPQSFIRRNQEVVCNFFTWFSDHSLPESDRIAEIIKEDLWPNPLQYYLLREGVRRARRRPIREPVEIPRPFGFQSG; this is encoded by the coding sequence ATGAGCGGCCGAGACGGGGGCGAGAGGACCCCTCTCCTTGAAGCCCACAGCCTCACCACATCCGACTGTGCCGCCGGAGCTCCGGACCCTTCCCGGTGCCTGAAAACAGAGGCGTCACAGGTGATGGCGGAGACGGGTGAGGGGTATTTCGAGGCCGTCGCGCTCCCACCACCCCAGCTTCCAGAGGAGGAAAGCGCACCCTCAACTGCTCCCTCAGATCCAGGCTGTGCCGGTACGTTCCAGATCCGAGCCGGTGGGGATGGCGGATACGTAGTGCCCGAAGCGAGGCTAGAGCCGGCTCCGCCTCCTACGGAGAGCCTGGAAACGGCGTCTGTGTCCCTGGCAACAGACGACAGCCTGGGAAATGGCCGTCAGCCCGGAGAGCCGCAGGGCTTGAGTCGGGAGAAGCCGCTAGAAACTTGTGGCGCGGAGAAGTTGGGGTCTGACTTGATGGCGGAGGCGAAGGCTGAGGAAGTGAAGACTGAAGAGGGCCCCGTCTTCTCGGTCGCAGTGGATGAGGAggtggtggggaaggaaggagcgaaggaggaggagggagtggagCAGGGAATGGAGGTGGAGGAGAGGCCAGTCggtgaagaaatagaaatggtGGAGAACAGAGTGGTGGAGGAGGCGGGGCACCGGCCCCTGCGTATGGATCTCCGCATGAACCCGCTGGAGGCAATCCAGCTGGAACTGGACTCTGTGAACGCTCAGGCTGACCGGGCCTTTCAACAACTAGAGCATAAATTCGGGCGGATGCGTCGACATTACCTCGAGCGGAGGAACTACATCATTCAGAATATCCCGGGCTTCTGGGTCACTGCCTTTCGGAACCACCCCCAGTTGTCTCCCATGATTAGAGGCCAAGATGCAGAGATGTTAAGGTACATAACCAATTTGGAGGTGAAGGAGCTCAGACACCCGCGAACAGGCTGCAAGTTCAAGTTCTTCTTTCGGAGAAACCCGTATTTTCGAAACAAACTGATTGTCAAAGAATATGAGGTCAGAGCCTCTGGCCGAGTAGTGTCTCTTTCCACTCCAATCATATGGCGCCGGGGCCATGAACCCCAGTCCTTCATTCGCAGGAACCAAGAGGTCGTGTGCAATTTCTTCACTTGGTTTTCAGACCACAGCCTTCCAGAGTCTGACAGGATTGCTGAAATTATCAAAGAGGACCTGTGGCCAAATCCACTGCAATACTACCTGCTGCGTGAAGGAGTTCGTAGAGCCAGACGTCGCCCAATAAGGGAGCCTGTGGAGATCCCCAGGCCCTTTGGGTTCCAGTCTGGTTAA